The stretch of DNA AATTCGCACGTGCTATTGTAGAAGCAACGACTCATTATCAAGACTATGAATTAATTGCTCATCTTTCTAAAGGTCTAGGAAGCGCAATGAAAGGTATCGAGATTTCTACACTACTACCAGAAAACCGCATGCAAGATCGCGGCTGGTAATACGAAAAGCGGAGGGCGCTCGCTTATCGGCGACAAGCACAAGACAAGCGCTGTAGAAGGGCGCTTTTTGCCCTTCGGAAGTGATTGACTTGTGACCTCGAGCCGATAGCGCCCAGAGCTAGACAATACGAAAAGCGGAGGGCGCTCGCTTATCGGCGACAAGCACAAGACAAGCGCTGTAGAAGGGCGCTTTTTGCCCTTCGGAAGTGATTGACTTGTGACCTCGAGCCGATAGCGCCCAGAGCTAGACAATACGAAAAGCGGAGGGCGCTCGCTTATCGGCGACAAGCACAAGACAAGCGCTGTAGAAGGGCGCTTTTTGCCCTTCGGAAGTGATTGACTTGTGACCTCGAGCCGATAGCGCCCAGAGCTAGACAATAAGAAAAGCGAAGGCGGCCAGTTTTAGCCGCCTTTACATCAAACAAACAATATATGCAATTTATGTACTCAACGTGTAACAAAGGAGTTTTTATTAATGGTGAAAATAGGAGTACTTGGACTACAAGGAGCTGTTCGTGAGCATATACGATCTGTAGAAGCATCTGGTGCAGAAGCGGTCGTTATCAAAAAAGCAGAACAGTTACAAGAAGTAGATGGACTTATCATGCCAGGTGGGGAAAGTACGACCATGCGTCGTTTAATTGATAAATATCAATTTATGGAACCACTTAAACAGTTTGCACAATCCGGAAAACCAATGTTTGGTACATGCGCTGGTTTAATACTATTAGCTAAAAACATTGTAGGTTACTCAGAACCACATATAGGCGTTATGGACGTAACGGTAGAGCGTAACTCTTTCGGACGCCAAGTAGATAGCTTTGAAGCAGAATTAACGATTGCTGGTATTGCTAATGATTTCGTTGGAGTTTTCATTCGTGCACCTCACATAGTTGAAGTAGGGGAAAACGTTGAAGTACTATGTAAACATAACGGGAGAATTGTAGCCGCAAAACAGGACCAATTTCTTGGTTGTTCGTTTCATCCAGAATTAACAGAAGATCACCGTATTACACAATACTTTGTTAACATGGTGAAAGAATCAAAAGTAAATTAATGAATAAAACTATTGCAAGTAAGTTAAACTTATAGTAAATTATTCGTTAATAACAAAATATCATTACAGCGTTGATAGGAAATAGTAACAAGATCTTTATTCTAAGAGAGCTGGTGGTTGGTGCAAACCAGTGAATAAACCTTGTGAATCCATCCTTGAGCAAAAGTCCGAACTACTATTAGGCTAGTTAAGTAAGACTTTTCGGTTAAAAAGCCGTTATCAAATGGAGTGGAAAGGAAGGTGTTTTTCCTTTCAACAAGGGTGGCAACACGGGTATTAGACTCTCGTCCCTATTTAGGGGACGGGAGTTTTTTGTATTTTTTTAAAAAAAGGAGGAAAAAATTATGTTGGATCTAAAATTTTTAAGAGATAACTTCGAGGATGTAAAGAATAAATTACAGCACCGTGGAGAAGATTTATCGGATTTAAATCAGTTTGAAGACCTAGATGTTAGACGACGTCAGTTATTATCTGAGACAGAACTGTTGAAAAGTAAGCGTAATGAAGTATCACAGCAAATAGCTGTGTTAAAGAGAGAGAAGAAAGATGCAGAGCAGTTTATTAAAGAAATGCGAGAAGTAGGAGATAAGGTTAAGGCGCTTGATGAAGAATTAAAAGGAGTAGAAGAAAAGTTAGAGCTTTTATTATTATCTATCCCAAATATCCCTCATGAATCTGTTCCTGTTGGAGAAACGGAAGATGATAATGTAGAAGTTAGAAAATGGGGAGAGTTACCGAGCTTTTCTTTTGAACCTAAGCCTCATTGGGATATTGCTGATGAATTAGAAATATTAGATTTTGAACGCGCAGGAAAAGTAACTGGAAGTCGCTTCGTATTTTACCGTGGTTTAGGAGCTCGATTAGAAAGAGCGTTATTTAATTTTATGTTAGATTTACATGTAGATGAACACGGATATACAGAAGTATTACCACCATATATGGTTAACCGTGCTAGTATGACAGGTACAGGGCAGTTACCTAAGTTTGAAGAAGATGCTTTTTTAATTGAAAGCGAAGATTATTTTTTAATTCCAACTGCGGAAGTACCGATTACCAATATACACAGAGATGAAATTTTAACAGGTGAGCAACTACCTATTAACTATGCTGCATTTAGTGCATGTTTCCGTTCTGAAGCAGGGTCAGCTGGACGCGATACGAGAGGATTAATTCGTCAGCATCAATTTAATAAGGTAGAGTTAGTGAAATTTGTTAGGCCAGAGGATTCTTATGAAGAATTAGAAAAATTAACTGGTAATGCAGAAAAAGTATTACAGTTACTTGGACTACCATATCGAGTGATGAGCATGTGTACTGGAGATCTTGGATTTACAGCTGCTAAAAAATATGATATTGAAGTATGGATTCCTAGCTACGGTACATACCGGGAAATTTCTTCTTGCAGTAACTTTGAAGCATTCCAAGCTAGAAGGGCAAACATCCGTTTCCGTAGAGAGAAAAATGGAAAACCAGAGCATGTACACACATTGAATGGTTCTGGATTAGCAATAGGACGTACTGTCGCTGCAATTATTGAAAATTATCAGCAGGAAGATGGTAGTATTTTAATTCCGGAAGTATTGCGCCCATATATGGGAAATAAAGAATATATTACGAAATAGTGAACAAAATAAAAGGTAGGGGAAATCCCTACTTTTTGTTTTGTTATTTTGTTGACAACCTATTTCTAAATATGATATATTACTTCTTGTCGATACGGAGGAATACCCAAGTCCGGCTGAAGGGATCGGTCTTGAAAACCGACAGGGGTGTTAAAGCCCGCGGGGGTTCGAATCCCTCTTCCTCCGCCATTTGATAATTATAAGGTATGACCTTACACGCATAATCTGGAGATAAAATTGTTACCTGGAGAAGTAACAATTTTTTTATGTCAGACATGACAAAAGCCGCCTAATTAGGCGGCTTTATTTTTTTGCTCTTTTATTTTTTTAGTAGTTCTGTCTGTCTCATGAAATATGATATTTTCTCAACAATAGGTTCAATGGAATTAGCATCTTTAAGAACATCATATTCATTAATATTAAGGCGTAAAACAGGGCAAGCGTGGAAGTTATTGATCCAATTTTCATAACGACCATGCATTTCTTCCCAGTAACTAATTGGTGTTTGCTGCTCCATTGGACGCCCACGTTCTTCTATTCTTTGTAGGATGTCATCTAGACTACCTTCTAAGTAGATTAGTAAATCTGGATGTGGAAAATAAGGTGTCATTACCATTGCATCAAAAAGGCTAGTATATGTTTCATAATCTACTGGCGTCATTGTTCCTTTTTCATAATGCATTCTAGCAAATATCCCTGTATCCTCGTAAATGGAACGATCTTGAATAAAGCCACCACCATATTCAAAAATCTTCTTCTGCTCTTTAAACCTTTCTGCCAAAAAATATACTTGTAAATGAAAGCTCCAACGTTCAAAGTCAGCGTAAAATTTATCTAAGTAAGGATTTGTATCTACTTTTTCGAATGAAGTGCGAAATCCTAGTGCTTGTGCTAATGATGTTGTCATCGTAGACTTTCCAACACCAACTGTACCTGCAACAGTAATAACAGCGTTAGAAGGAATACCATACTTTTCTCTTAAATTCATGAAATAATTACTCCTTTATACAAAGTTTCCTTTAATTGATTAATAATTAGTTGTAAATCCTCTTCACGTTGTACAAAATCAATGGAATCTCCGTTATATTTCAATACAGGGATAGTAGGATTTTCTTTAATAAAGTCTTCCATTGCAACTTCATAGTCCATACTTAATTGTTGTAAGTAGAGTGGATCGATATTTTTTTCAATATCTCTACCTCGCATTTGAATACGATCCAATAATGTATCTAAACTAGCATTTAAATAGATAACAACATTAGGTACTGGCATATCAGCAGTTAATATTTGATAAATTTTTAAATACTTATTGTATTGATTTTGCTTTAAAGTGCGTTTAGCAAAAATAATATTTTTCATTATGTGATAATCTGCTACGACAGATTGATTCTTTTGTAGATAGTGTTTGTCGATATCTTCTAATTGCTTATAGCGATTACAAAGAAAAAACATTTCTGTTTGAAAGCTCCACTCATCAATATTCGTATAAAACTTCCCTAAAAATGGATTTTCATCGACAATTTCTTTTAATAGTTGGTAATTAAACTCTTCGGAGATTCTTTTCGCTAAAGATGTTTTACCAACACCTATAGGACCTTCAACTGTAATAAATGGTGTTGCTTGCAAGTAGATGCACCCCTTCATTCATAAAACGACAAGATATTCTATATCTAGACAGATACAGATTATTCTACCATATATGTTGACAGAATAGGGCGGTAAATTATAACTAATGTAAAAAAGAGACAAAGCTAAGTGCTAGTCTCTTATATCAAGTAAATTCACGATATCGGTGGAGGTCACAATCGTTGCTTTCATTACATTTTTCATCATTGTTAAAGCATGTAAATTATCGTGATTATTATTAGAAGCGATGCAGTCTTTTAACGCGTAAAGTTTGTATCCCCTCATGTATGCGTCATTTGCAGTAAATAAAACACATATATTACCTGCTAGTCCTGTTAAAATAAGGCTATCTATTTTCAATTCAGTTAACAATGTATGTAGAGCTGTTTCATAAAAAGCAGAGTGCTTAGGTTTAATCAAAAAAAAGTCGTCTTGTTCAGGCTCCAGTATATCTATAATATGTTTGCTACGTATGTTAGAACATTTTTCAATAATTTTATTGTAGTCCGCTTGCCAAATCCCGTAGTGATCATTTACATAAATAATAGGGATCTTCAATTTTTTTAATTTCTTTTTTAGTGCTAAAAGGTCCGGAACAAAAGCTTGTGTCTTTTCCGCAAGAACAGCACCATGTCCAAATTGAAAATCATTAATTATATCGATTATTAACAATGCATGTGACATATGTACACCCCCATTGTTGATTAGTGTATGGATTATCATGTTAAAATATAGGTAGAAAAAAGAGAGGAAATGAATATGGAACAAACTATAGATGAGGTATTTATGAAAGAGGCAATAAAGGAAGCGGAAAAAGCGCTAGAAAAGATGGAAGTTCCAATTGGAGCGGTAATAGTGAAGGACGGAGAGATAATTGCAAGGGGACATAATATTAGAGAGACGAGCCAACGGTCTATCACTCATGCAGAAATACTAGCAATCGATGAAGCGTGTGAAAAGCTAGGTAGTTGGCGTTTAGAAGATACAACTCTATATGTAACATTAGAACCATGTCCAATGTGTGCAGGTGCAATTATCCAATCAAGAATAAAAAAGGTAGTGTACGGTGCAAAAGACCCGAAAGCAGGTTGTGCTGGAACATTAATGAACCTATTAAATGATAACAGGTTTAATCATCAAACAGATGTGGAACTAGGTATATTAGAAGAGGAATGTGGATTAATGTTATCTACTTTTTTCAAACAGTTAAGAGAAAGAAAAAAGAAAGAAAAGCAACAAAATCAAACCTCCTAATTATTTACAGGTGGACAAGGTTGATTTTTTTATGAAAAACATATATACTCTATTTATGCGTTACTAATAACGCACATAACTAATAGTTATACTTTTGCCGTGCTAAGCGGGGAGGTAGCGGTGCCCTGTACTCGCAATCCGCTCTAGCGAGGCCGAATCCCTTCTCGAGGTTAACAGGCTGTAGGGCTGCCTTAAGTAAGTGGTGTTGACGCTTGGGTCCTGCGCAATGGGAACCCGTGAACTATGTCAGGTCCGGAAGGAAGCAGCATTAAGCGGATCATCCCATGTGCCGCAGGGTTGCCTGAGCCGAGCTAACTGCTTAAGTAACGCCTATGGCGGTTAATCGACAGAAGGTGCACGGCAGTTATACTTAAGAACAACTCACCTAATAAAATAGGTGAGTTTTTTCATGTTTTCAAGGAGACACATCCATGCAAGTAAATTTGCACCATGGCGCATGAAAATGGGAGGTTCGACTTTGAAGAGCTACAACCTTTTACCTTTTTGGATTTCGAACCGTGAATGGAGCGGACATTATACTCCTCATCCCACTTTTCCGGTTAGCCAATAGGCAAGCTCATTGGGTAATTATAATTAAAGATTTGAAGGATAAGTACAACTTAAAGGCTTTGAATCTATGTAACCCATAAGGTATAATAAATTGAATGAGAAATGGAAGGGGGCATATTCATGGCATATCAAGCTTTATATCGTGTTTTTCGTCCGCAACTTTTTGAAGATGTCGTTGGACAAGAGCATATTACGAAAACGTTACAAAACGCCTTGCTCCAACAGAAATTTTCTCATGCGTATTTATTTTCTGGACCGAGGGGAACGGGAAAAACAAGTGCTGCAAAAATATTAGCGAAAGCAGTAAACTGTGAGCGAGCTCCAGTTTCAGAACCTTGTAATGAATGCCCTTCGTGTAAAGGGATTACCGACGGGTCTATTGCTGACGTGATTGAAATTGATGCTGCATCAAATAACGGTGTTGATGAAATACGTGATATAAGAGATAAAGTAAAGTTTGCACCAAGTGCTGTAAAGTATAAAGTTTATATTATAGATGAAGTACATATGTTATCTATTGGAGCTTTTAACGCTTTATTAAAAACATTAGAAGAACCACCAAAACATGTTATTTTTATACTAGCTACAACAGAACCACATAAAATACCTTTAACCATTATCTCTCGTTGTCAACGTTTTGACTTTAGAAGGATTACTGCAGAAGCTATCGTGGGAAGAATGGAAACCGTTATAAACGCACAAAACATTTCGGTGGAACCGAATGCTCTCTCCATTATAGCAAGGGCTGCAGAAGGTGGAATGAGGGATGCGCTAAGTTTATTAGACCAAGCAATCTCATTTAGTGACGGTAACTTAACCATTCAAGATGCCCTTTCGATTACAGGATCAGTTTCTCAATCCTTTTTAACAGAATTAGTAGGAGCTATAAACGATAAAGACGTTAGTCGCGCATTAGATGCTCTTAGCTCTCTGTTCCAACTTGGGAAAGACCCTGTACGCTTCCTTGAAGACTTAATCTTTTATTTTAGAGATATGCTTCTATATAAAGCAGCCCCTAATTTAGATTCTATTTTAGATTTAGTACAAGTGGATGATAAATTTCAACAATTTGCTGAGCAATTCTCTTCCGAAGCTATATACGAAACGATTGACATATTAAATAAAAGTCAACAAGAGATGAAATGGACAAATCATCCTAGAATTTTTTTAGAGGTTGCCGTTGTTAAACTGTGTAAACACTCAGCAGGCCCAGTAGAATCAGCCAATCAAGAAGAAGTGAATTCACTTCTTCAAAAGGTCCAACAGCTTGAAAAAAGGGTGATGGATTTAACGAAAAATCCAGTTGTTCAAGAACAGAAAGACAATCCGAAAGCAACACCAAGGCAAGGAAATCGAAATTCATTTAAGCCGGCGGTCGGAAGAATAAACGAAATTTTAAAATCAGCAACTAGAGAAAATTTAGAAACCATTAAACGTAGTTGGCCAAACCTATTAGATACATTGAAACGACAAAACAAAGTTTCGCATGCAGCCTTATTAAATGATAGTGAACCTGTTGCTGCAGCTAACCAAGCATTTGTGTTAAAATTTAAATATGAAATACATTGTCAAATGGCGACAGAGGAACAAGTAAAAAGTAATATAGAACATATAATATATGAACTTACAGGAAATAGCCTTGAAATGATAGCTGTTCCAGCTGAACAATGGCAAAGTATTAGGGAATCGTTCTTACAAGGCCAAAAAGCTTCTAATAAATCAGAAGAGGAAGTAGACCCTCTTGTTGAAGAAGCAAAAAAGCTAGTGGGAATAGAATTACTTGAAATTCAAGAATAACTTTAGGAGGAAATAGATTATGATGCGTGGCGGAATGGGAAATATGCAAAAAATGATGAAACAAATGCAAAAATTACAAAAGGATATGGCGAAGGCTCAAGAAGAGCTTGCAGAAAAAACAATGGAAGGTACAGCTGGTGGCGGGATGGTTACCGTAGTTGTTAACGGTCAAAAAGAAGTAATTGACGTTAAGATAAAAGAAGAAGTAGTAGATCCAGAAGATATTGAAATGCTACAAGACTTAGTGTTAGCTGCAACAAATGATGCGTTAAAGAAAATGGAAGATTTAACAAACGAGACAATGGGCCAATTCACTAAAGGAATGAATATGCCTGGAATGTTCTAGGAGGATTCTAAATGCACTATCCTGAGCCTATATCAAAACTAATAGATAGTTTTATGAAATTGCCAGGGATTGGGCCGAAAACGGCGGCCCGACTGGCTTTTTTTGTATTAAATATGAAAGAAGATACGGTATTAGATTTTGCTAAAGCACTTGTTAATGCAAAACGAAACTTATCTTATTGCACCGTTTGTGGGCATATTACAGATAAAGACCCATGCTATATTTGTGAAGACCAACATAGGAATCGTAGTACTATATGTGTAGTACAAGAAACAAAAGATGTAATTGCGATGGAAAAAATGAAAGAGTACAGTGGTCAATATCATGTTTTACATGGGGCAATATCTCCAATGGATGGAATTGGGCCAGAGGATATTAAAATCGCTGAACTAATAAAACGACTCCAAGATAATGAAGTACAAGAAGTAATACTAGCTACTAACCCTAATATAGAAGGTGAAGCAACCGCAATGTATATTTCGAGGTTGTTAAAACCTTCAGGTATTAAGTTGACGAGAATTGCTCACGGTTTGCCAGTTGGCGGGGATTTAGAATATGCGGATGAAGTAACATTATCTAAAGCGTTAGAAGGAAGAAGAGAAATATAAACTGATCGGCTATAAGGAGTTTACACCCATGTTTTTTCGTAAGAAAGATAAACTGAAAAAAAAGTATGATGAAAAACTGCTAAATATGATTGAAGCTAATAAGAAAACATGGAATACGCAAAAGGCAATTTTAGAAAAAAGTTTAGATCCATCTGAAGATGTGATTTGTAAAATGAAAATAGAAGAAGCGAAATACTTATTTCTATTGAAAGAAGTAAGAGTACGTCATAACCGAAATTAAAAGGAGCAAAATTGCTCCTTTTCTTTTTTTGTGTAGTTACTATAATAGTTTGCTAAATGGATAATAAGAATTGTAAATATTTAGTTCTGAATACTAAAAGGCGACATATACTTTAGTACAAGCTTTTTAGGGGGAAGGACGATTGGAAACATATATTATTATTGGAGTGTTAGCTGGAATAATACTATTATTGCTACTTGTTGGCGCACCTATTAAACCAGTGCGATTTATAGGTCAAGGAGTTATTAAGCTAATGATCGGAGCATTATTCTTATTTTTCCTTAATGCGTTTGGGAATTATATAGGTATTCATGTTCCAATTAATTTTGTTACAACTGCTGTCTCTGGTTTCCTTGGCATACCAGGAGTAGCAGCACTAGTAATTATTCAAATGTATATAATATAATAGTGGATAAGCTTTATTGAAAAATCCCTTCCATGTACGTACAGGGGATTTTTATTTTTTTGTTGACTTATATATATAAAACATGATATATTATTTTTTGTCGTTGAGAAACGTCTTAAAAAACTACAAAAAAACATATTGACTATCACCTAAGTGATATGTTAATATATAAAAGTCGCTTCGGTAATTCAAAGCGAAATTAGCTCTTTGAAAACTAAACAAAACAATAGCGTGCAAGTCGGTTTTTAAAAATCGACAAAACAATAAATTGACGATAAGTCAGCAAACATTTTGAGCAATCAAATACTCTACGGAGAGTTTGATCCTGGCTCAGGACGAACGCTGGCGGCGTGCCTAATACATGCAAGTCGAGCGAACTTCTTTAAAGCTTGCTTTAAAGAAGTTAGCGGCGGACGGGTGAGTAACACGTGGGCAACCTGCCTGTAAGACTGGGATAACTTCGGGAAACCGGAGCTAATACCGGATAATATATAGTACCTCCTGGTACTATATTGAAAGTTGGTTTCGGCTAACACTTACAGATGGGCCCGCGGCGCATTAGCTAGTTGGTGAGGTAACGGCTCACCAAGGCAACGATGCGTAGCCGACCTGAGAGGGTGATCGGCCACACTGGGACTGAGACACGGCCCAGACTCCTACGGGAGGCAGCAGTAGGGAATCTTCCACAATGGACGAAAGTCTGATGGAGCAACGCCGCGTGAGCGATGAAGGCCTTCGGGTCGTAAAGCTCTGTTGTTAGGGAAGAACAAGTGCGAGAGTAACTGCTCGCACCTTGACGGTACCTAACCAGAAAGCCACGGCTAACTACGTGCCAGCAGCCGCGGTAATACGTAGGTGGCAAGCGTTGTCCGGAATTATTGGGCGTAAAGCGCGCGCAGGCGGTTTCTTAAGTCTGATGTGAAAGCCCACGGCTCAACCGTGGAGGGTCATTGGAAACTGGGAGACTTGAGTGCAGAAGAGGAGAGTGGAATTCCACGTGTAGCGGTGAAATGCGTAGAGATGTGGAGGAACACCAGTGGCGAAGGCGACTCTCTGGTCTGTAACTGACGCTGAGGCGCGAAAGCGTGGGGAGCAAACAGGATTAGATACCCTGGTAGTCCACGCCGTAAACGATGAGTGCTAAGTGTTAGAGGGTTTCCGCCCTTTAGTGCTGCAGCTAACGCATTAAGCACTCCGCCTGGGGAGTACGGTCGCAAGACTGAAACTCAAAGGAATTGACGGGGGCCCGCACAAGCGGTGGAGCATGTGGTTTAATTCGAAGCAACGCGAAGAACCTTACCAGGTCTTGACATCCTCTGCCACCTCTAGAGATAGAGCGTTCCCCTTCGGGGGACAGAGTGACAGGTGGTGCATGGTTGTCGTCAGCTCGTGTCGTGAGATGTTGGGTTAAGTCCCGCAACGAGCGCAACCCTTGTTCTTAGTTGCCAGCATTTAGTTGGGCACTCTAAGGAGACTGCCGGTGACAAACCGGAGGAAGGTGGGGATGACGTCAAATCATCATGCCCCTTATGACCTGGGCTACACACGTGCTACAATGGACGGTACAAAGGGCAGCAAAACCGCGAGGTCGAGCCAATCCCATAAAACCGTTCTCAGTTCGGATTGTAGGCTGCAACTCGCCTACATGAAGCCGGAATCGCTAGTAATCGCGGATCAGCATGCCGCGGTGAATACGTTCCCGGGCCTTGTACACACCGCCCGTCACACCACGAGAGTTTGTAACACCCGAAGTCGGTGGGGTAACCTTTTGGAGCCAGCCGCCTAAGGTGGGACAGATGATTGGGGTGAAGTCGTAACAAGGTAGCCGTATCGGAAGGTGCGGCTGGATCACCTCCTTTCTAAGGAAAATCACGCTCATTGTTTTGTTTAGTTTTGAGAGAGCTTCTCTCTATATTATATGGTGAAGGGCCTATAGCTCAGCTGGTTAGAGCGCACGCCTGATAAGCGTGAGGTCGGTGGTTCGAGTCCACTTAGGCCCACCATTTTTATTTTATTGAAGTAAATACGGGG from Sutcliffiella cohnii encodes:
- the pdxT gene encoding pyridoxal 5'-phosphate synthase glutaminase subunit PdxT, whose translation is MVKIGVLGLQGAVREHIRSVEASGAEAVVIKKAEQLQEVDGLIMPGGESTTMRRLIDKYQFMEPLKQFAQSGKPMFGTCAGLILLAKNIVGYSEPHIGVMDVTVERNSFGRQVDSFEAELTIAGIANDFVGVFIRAPHIVEVGENVEVLCKHNGRIVAAKQDQFLGCSFHPELTEDHRITQYFVNMVKESKVN
- the serS gene encoding serine--tRNA ligase, encoding MLDLKFLRDNFEDVKNKLQHRGEDLSDLNQFEDLDVRRRQLLSETELLKSKRNEVSQQIAVLKREKKDAEQFIKEMREVGDKVKALDEELKGVEEKLELLLLSIPNIPHESVPVGETEDDNVEVRKWGELPSFSFEPKPHWDIADELEILDFERAGKVTGSRFVFYRGLGARLERALFNFMLDLHVDEHGYTEVLPPYMVNRASMTGTGQLPKFEEDAFLIESEDYFLIPTAEVPITNIHRDEILTGEQLPINYAAFSACFRSEAGSAGRDTRGLIRQHQFNKVELVKFVRPEDSYEELEKLTGNAEKVLQLLGLPYRVMSMCTGDLGFTAAKKYDIEVWIPSYGTYREISSCSNFEAFQARRANIRFRREKNGKPEHVHTLNGSGLAIGRTVAAIIENYQQEDGSILIPEVLRPYMGNKEYITK
- a CDS encoding deoxynucleoside kinase, with translation MNLREKYGIPSNAVITVAGTVGVGKSTMTTSLAQALGFRTSFEKVDTNPYLDKFYADFERWSFHLQVYFLAERFKEQKKIFEYGGGFIQDRSIYEDTGIFARMHYEKGTMTPVDYETYTSLFDAMVMTPYFPHPDLLIYLEGSLDDILQRIEERGRPMEQQTPISYWEEMHGRYENWINNFHACPVLRLNINEYDVLKDANSIEPIVEKISYFMRQTELLKK
- a CDS encoding deoxynucleoside kinase; amino-acid sequence: MQATPFITVEGPIGVGKTSLAKRISEEFNYQLLKEIVDENPFLGKFYTNIDEWSFQTEMFFLCNRYKQLEDIDKHYLQKNQSVVADYHIMKNIIFAKRTLKQNQYNKYLKIYQILTADMPVPNVVIYLNASLDTLLDRIQMRGRDIEKNIDPLYLQQLSMDYEVAMEDFIKENPTIPVLKYNGDSIDFVQREEDLQLIINQLKETLYKGVIIS
- a CDS encoding cysteine hydrolase family protein, yielding MSHALLIIDIINDFQFGHGAVLAEKTQAFVPDLLALKKKLKKLKIPIIYVNDHYGIWQADYNKIIEKCSNIRSKHIIDILEPEQDDFFLIKPKHSAFYETALHTLLTELKIDSLILTGLAGNICVLFTANDAYMRGYKLYALKDCIASNNNHDNLHALTMMKNVMKATIVTSTDIVNLLDIRD
- the tadA gene encoding tRNA adenosine(34) deaminase TadA, whose product is MEQTIDEVFMKEAIKEAEKALEKMEVPIGAVIVKDGEIIARGHNIRETSQRSITHAEILAIDEACEKLGSWRLEDTTLYVTLEPCPMCAGAIIQSRIKKVVYGAKDPKAGCAGTLMNLLNDNRFNHQTDVELGILEEECGLMLSTFFKQLRERKKKEKQQNQTS
- the dnaX gene encoding DNA polymerase III subunit gamma/tau, whose protein sequence is MAYQALYRVFRPQLFEDVVGQEHITKTLQNALLQQKFSHAYLFSGPRGTGKTSAAKILAKAVNCERAPVSEPCNECPSCKGITDGSIADVIEIDAASNNGVDEIRDIRDKVKFAPSAVKYKVYIIDEVHMLSIGAFNALLKTLEEPPKHVIFILATTEPHKIPLTIISRCQRFDFRRITAEAIVGRMETVINAQNISVEPNALSIIARAAEGGMRDALSLLDQAISFSDGNLTIQDALSITGSVSQSFLTELVGAINDKDVSRALDALSSLFQLGKDPVRFLEDLIFYFRDMLLYKAAPNLDSILDLVQVDDKFQQFAEQFSSEAIYETIDILNKSQQEMKWTNHPRIFLEVAVVKLCKHSAGPVESANQEEVNSLLQKVQQLEKRVMDLTKNPVVQEQKDNPKATPRQGNRNSFKPAVGRINEILKSATRENLETIKRSWPNLLDTLKRQNKVSHAALLNDSEPVAAANQAFVLKFKYEIHCQMATEEQVKSNIEHIIYELTGNSLEMIAVPAEQWQSIRESFLQGQKASNKSEEEVDPLVEEAKKLVGIELLEIQE
- a CDS encoding YbaB/EbfC family nucleoid-associated protein: MRGGMGNMQKMMKQMQKLQKDMAKAQEELAEKTMEGTAGGGMVTVVVNGQKEVIDVKIKEEVVDPEDIEMLQDLVLAATNDALKKMEDLTNETMGQFTKGMNMPGMF
- the recR gene encoding recombination mediator RecR is translated as MHYPEPISKLIDSFMKLPGIGPKTAARLAFFVLNMKEDTVLDFAKALVNAKRNLSYCTVCGHITDKDPCYICEDQHRNRSTICVVQETKDVIAMEKMKEYSGQYHVLHGAISPMDGIGPEDIKIAELIKRLQDNEVQEVILATNPNIEGEATAMYISRLLKPSGIKLTRIAHGLPVGGDLEYADEVTLSKALEGRREI
- a CDS encoding YaaL family protein, with the translated sequence MFFRKKDKLKKKYDEKLLNMIEANKKTWNTQKAILEKSLDPSEDVICKMKIEEAKYLFLLKEVRVRHNRN
- a CDS encoding pro-sigmaK processing inhibitor BofA family protein, which encodes METYIIIGVLAGIILLLLLVGAPIKPVRFIGQGVIKLMIGALFLFFLNAFGNYIGIHVPINFVTTAVSGFLGIPGVAALVIIQMYII